A genomic region of Mycobacterium senriense contains the following coding sequences:
- a CDS encoding peroxiredoxin — MKPGDTVADFELPDQTGTPRKLSELLSGGPVVLFFYPAAMTPGCTKEACHFRDLASEFAAVGARRVGISADAVQKQAKFADLQKFDYPLLSDPDGTVATQFGVKRGLLGKLMPVKRTTFVIDTDRTVLEVISSEFNMDSHADKALATLRARA, encoded by the coding sequence ATGAAACCTGGTGACACCGTCGCGGACTTCGAGTTACCCGATCAGACCGGGACGCCGCGCAAGCTCAGCGAACTGCTTTCCGGCGGGCCGGTGGTGCTGTTCTTCTACCCGGCAGCGATGACGCCCGGCTGCACCAAGGAAGCGTGCCACTTCCGCGACCTGGCCTCCGAATTCGCCGCGGTGGGGGCCCGGCGGGTGGGCATCAGCGCCGACGCCGTGCAGAAGCAGGCCAAGTTCGCCGACCTGCAGAAGTTCGACTACCCGCTGCTGTCGGACCCCGACGGCACCGTCGCCACGCAGTTCGGCGTCAAGCGCGGCCTGCTCGGCAAGCTGATGCCGGTCAAGCGCACGACGTTCGTCATCGACACCGACCGCACGGTGCTCGAGGTGATCTCCAGCGAGTTCAACATGGACAGCCACGCCGACAAGGCACTGGCGACCCTGCGGGCTCGCGCGTAA
- the trpC gene encoding indole-3-glycerol phosphate synthase TrpC: MSPATVLDSILEGVRADVAAREALISLSEIKAAAAAAPPPRDVMAALREPGIGVIAEVKRASPSAGSLATIADPAKLARAYEDGGARIISVLTEERRFHGSLDDLDAVRAAVSIPILRKDFVVQPYQIHEARAHGADMLLLIVAALEQSALVSMLDRTESLGMTALVEVHTEEEADRALKAGANVIGVNARDLATLEVDRDCFARIAPGLPSNVIRIAESGVRGTGDLLAYAGAGADAVLVGEGLVKSGDPRAAVADLVTAGTHPSCPKPAR; the protein is encoded by the coding sequence ATGAGTCCGGCAACCGTGCTTGACTCCATCCTCGAGGGAGTCCGGGCCGACGTTGCCGCGCGCGAAGCGCTCATCAGCCTTTCCGAGATCAAGGCCGCCGCGGCGGCCGCACCGCCACCACGCGACGTGATGGCCGCCCTGCGCGAACCCGGAATCGGTGTCATCGCCGAGGTCAAGCGCGCCAGCCCGTCGGCGGGTTCGCTGGCGACCATTGCCGATCCGGCGAAACTGGCCAGGGCCTACGAAGACGGTGGCGCACGCATCATCAGCGTGTTGACCGAGGAGCGCCGCTTCCACGGCTCGCTCGACGACCTCGACGCGGTTCGCGCGGCCGTCTCGATACCGATTCTGCGCAAAGACTTTGTCGTGCAGCCCTATCAGATCCACGAGGCGCGCGCGCACGGCGCCGACATGTTGCTGCTCATCGTCGCGGCGCTGGAGCAGTCGGCGTTGGTGTCGATGCTGGACCGCACCGAATCGCTGGGCATGACGGCGCTCGTCGAGGTGCACACCGAGGAAGAAGCCGACCGGGCGCTCAAGGCCGGGGCCAACGTAATCGGCGTCAACGCCCGCGATCTGGCGACACTGGAGGTGGACCGGGATTGCTTCGCGCGCATCGCTCCCGGGCTGCCCAGCAACGTGATCAGGATCGCCGAATCCGGTGTGCGCGGTACGGGAGACCTGCTGGCCTACGCCGGTGCGGGCGCCGACGCCGTCCTGGTCGGCGAAGGCCTGGTCAAAAGTGGTGACCCGCGCGCCGCGGTTGCCGACCTGGTCACCGCGGGCACCCATCCGTCCTGTCCGAAACCGGCTCGCTAG
- a CDS encoding anthranilate synthase component I: protein MHAHLAATTSREDFRQLAAEHRVVPVTRKVLADSETPLSAYRKLAANRPGTFLLESAEHGRSWSRWSFIGAGAPSALTVRDGEAVWLGVVPQDAPTGGDPLQALRATCELLATGPLDGLPPLSGGMVGFFAYDMVRRLERLPELAVDDLKLPDMLLLLATDVAAVDHHEGTITLIANAVNWNGTDERVDEAYDDAIARLDVMTAALGQPLSSTVGTFERPEPRYRAQRSVEEYGKIVDYLVDQIAAGEAFQVVPSQRFEMDTPVDPIDVYRMLRVTNPSPYMYLMQVPNDIGGTDFSIVGSSPEALVTVADGTATTHPIAGTRWRGDTEEEDQLLEKELLADDKERAEHLMLVDLGRNDLGRVCAPGTVRVEDYSHIERYSHVMHLVSTVTGMLEEGRTALDAVTACFPAGTLSGAPKVRAMELIEEVEKTRRGLYGGVVGYLDFAGNADFAIAIRTALMRDGTAYVQSGGGVVADSNGPYEYTEATNKARAVLSAIAAAETLTEPGPSGDE from the coding sequence GTGCACGCCCACCTCGCCGCGACGACCTCACGAGAGGATTTCCGCCAGCTGGCAGCCGAGCACCGCGTGGTTCCGGTGACCCGCAAGGTGCTGGCCGACAGCGAGACGCCGCTGTCGGCCTACCGCAAACTCGCCGCCAACCGCCCGGGCACCTTCCTGCTCGAGTCGGCCGAGCACGGCCGTTCCTGGTCGCGGTGGTCGTTCATCGGCGCCGGGGCGCCGTCGGCGCTGACGGTGCGCGACGGTGAGGCCGTCTGGCTGGGCGTGGTGCCACAGGATGCACCGACCGGGGGCGACCCGCTGCAGGCCCTCCGCGCCACGTGCGAGCTGCTGGCCACCGGCCCGCTCGACGGGCTGCCACCGCTGTCGGGCGGGATGGTCGGGTTCTTCGCCTACGACATGGTGCGGCGCCTGGAACGGCTGCCCGAGTTGGCCGTCGACGACCTGAAGCTGCCCGACATGTTGCTGCTGCTGGCCACCGATGTGGCGGCCGTCGATCACCACGAGGGCACCATCACGCTGATCGCCAACGCCGTGAACTGGAACGGGACCGACGAGCGGGTGGACGAGGCCTACGACGACGCGATCGCCCGCCTGGATGTGATGACGGCGGCGCTGGGCCAGCCGTTGTCGTCCACGGTCGGCACATTCGAGCGGCCCGAGCCGCGCTACCGCGCCCAGCGCAGCGTCGAGGAGTACGGAAAGATCGTCGACTACCTGGTCGACCAGATCGCCGCGGGGGAGGCCTTCCAGGTGGTGCCCTCGCAACGGTTCGAAATGGACACCCCCGTCGATCCGATCGACGTGTACCGGATGTTGCGGGTCACCAACCCAAGCCCCTACATGTATCTGATGCAGGTGCCGAATGACATTGGCGGAACTGACTTTTCGATCGTCGGCTCGAGTCCCGAGGCGCTGGTCACCGTGGCCGACGGCACCGCGACCACCCACCCGATCGCCGGCACCCGGTGGCGCGGGGACACCGAGGAAGAGGACCAGCTGCTGGAAAAGGAGCTGTTGGCCGACGACAAGGAACGCGCCGAGCACCTGATGCTCGTCGACCTGGGCCGCAACGATCTGGGCCGGGTCTGCGCGCCGGGCACCGTGCGCGTCGAGGACTACAGCCACATCGAACGCTATAGCCACGTCATGCACCTGGTGTCGACGGTGACCGGCATGCTCGAAGAGGGTCGCACCGCGCTGGACGCGGTGACGGCCTGCTTCCCGGCCGGCACGCTGTCGGGCGCACCGAAGGTCCGGGCCATGGAGCTCATCGAAGAAGTGGAGAAGACGCGCCGCGGCCTGTACGGCGGCGTGGTCGGCTACCTGGACTTCGCCGGCAATGCCGACTTCGCGATCGCCATCCGCACCGCCCTGATGCGCGACGGCACCGCCTACGTGCAATCCGGCGGTGGGGTCGTCGCGGACTCCAACGGCCCCTACGAGTACACCGAGGCGACCAACAAGGCCCGCGCCGTGCTGAGCGCGATCGCGGCCGCCGAGACGCTGACCGAACCCGGCCCAAGCGGCGATGAGTGA
- a CDS encoding TIGR02234 family membrane protein, producing the protein MSEARADTGRPNSRWLIRIAQAVLVIAAGTLWAASRLPWVVIRSFDGLGPPKQVTLAGGAWSTALLPLALLLLAAAVAAIAVRGWLLRALAGLLAVVSLAVGYLGISLWALPDVAVRGAELAHVSVMSLVGSERRYWGAGVTVAAAACTLIAAVLLMRSASDSGSARSSAIKYAAPATRRSIVRREEADGAMLEEPETPGMSERMIWDALDEGRDPTDRPNESDTEGR; encoded by the coding sequence ATGAGTGAGGCCCGCGCGGACACCGGCCGGCCGAACAGCCGGTGGCTGATCCGGATCGCCCAGGCGGTGTTGGTGATCGCCGCCGGGACGTTGTGGGCGGCCTCGCGCCTGCCGTGGGTCGTCATCCGGTCGTTCGACGGGCTGGGGCCGCCCAAACAGGTGACCTTGGCCGGTGGGGCGTGGTCGACGGCGCTGCTGCCGTTGGCGTTGCTCCTGCTGGCCGCGGCCGTCGCCGCCATCGCCGTACGGGGTTGGCTGCTGCGCGCGCTGGCGGGCCTGCTGGCGGTGGTCAGCCTGGCGGTGGGGTACTTGGGGATCAGCCTTTGGGCGTTGCCCGACGTGGCGGTACGCGGCGCCGAGCTGGCGCACGTCTCGGTGATGTCGCTGGTGGGAAGCGAGCGGCGGTACTGGGGCGCGGGCGTCACGGTGGCCGCCGCGGCGTGCACGCTGATCGCCGCCGTCCTGCTCATGCGCTCCGCGTCCGACTCCGGGTCGGCCCGCTCGAGCGCAATAAAGTACGCGGCACCGGCGACGCGCCGGTCGATTGTGCGACGCGAAGAGGCCGACGGGGCGATGCTGGAGGAGCCGGAGACGCCGGGAATGTCGGAGCGGATGATCTGGGACGCGCTTGACGAGGGACGCGACCCGACCGATCGGCCGAACGAGTCTGACACCGAGGGTCGGTGA
- a CDS encoding calcium:proton antiporter, translated as MSKWLSWNAVVPVLSVVVLAGIWGEKLGPLLVGVAALFLIGAVIAAVHHAEVVAHRVGEPFGSLVLAAAVTVIEVALIVELMASGGNEAATLARDTAFAALMITTNGIAGLSLLLGSRRYGVTLFNAEGAGAALASVTTVATLSLVLPAFTTGHPGKEFTPGQLAFAAIATLLVYLLFVFTQTMRHRDFFLPIAQKGQKRVFEDESHADPPTRRQALSSLLLLLCALVAVVGLAEEESPAVEHAVVVAGLPQSFVGVIIAALVLLPETLAAARSARKGRIQISLNLAYGSAMASIGLTIPTIALASTWLKGPLVLGLGAIQLVLLALTVVISMLTVVPGRATRLQGEVHLVLLAAYVFLAINP; from the coding sequence ATGTCGAAATGGTTGTCCTGGAACGCCGTTGTGCCGGTGCTTTCCGTCGTCGTGCTGGCAGGGATCTGGGGCGAGAAACTGGGACCACTACTTGTCGGAGTGGCTGCGCTGTTTCTCATCGGCGCCGTGATCGCCGCGGTGCATCACGCGGAGGTGGTCGCACACCGAGTCGGTGAGCCCTTCGGGTCGTTGGTGCTCGCGGCCGCGGTGACGGTCATCGAGGTCGCCCTGATCGTCGAGCTGATGGCGTCCGGCGGCAACGAGGCCGCGACCCTGGCCAGGGACACCGCGTTCGCCGCGCTGATGATCACCACCAACGGGATAGCCGGTTTGTCGCTGCTGCTCGGATCCCGGCGCTACGGCGTGACGCTGTTCAACGCCGAGGGCGCCGGAGCCGCCCTGGCCTCGGTCACCACGGTGGCCACGTTGAGCCTGGTTTTGCCCGCGTTCACCACCGGGCATCCGGGCAAGGAGTTCACCCCCGGCCAGCTTGCCTTCGCCGCGATCGCCACGCTCTTGGTGTATCTGCTGTTCGTGTTCACCCAGACCATGCGGCACCGCGATTTCTTTCTGCCGATCGCGCAGAAGGGCCAAAAGCGCGTTTTCGAGGACGAGAGTCACGCGGATCCACCCACCAGGCGGCAGGCCTTGAGCAGCCTGCTGCTGCTGCTCTGCGCCCTGGTGGCGGTGGTCGGGCTGGCCGAGGAGGAATCCCCGGCCGTCGAACACGCGGTAGTGGTGGCGGGCTTGCCGCAGTCATTCGTGGGTGTGATCATCGCGGCGCTGGTGCTGCTGCCCGAGACGCTCGCGGCGGCGCGGTCGGCGCGAAAGGGCCGCATCCAGATCAGCCTGAACCTGGCGTACGGCTCGGCGATGGCCAGCATCGGGCTCACCATCCCGACGATCGCGCTGGCGTCGACATGGCTCAAGGGGCCGCTGGTGCTCGGCCTCGGTGCCATCCAGCTGGTGTTGCTCGCCCTGACGGTTGTGATCAGCATGCTGACGGTGGTGCCCGGGCGGGCGACCCGCCTGCAGGGCGAGGTGCACCTGGTGCTGTTGGCCGCCTACGTGTTCCTGGCGATCAACCCCTGA
- the hisF gene encoding imidazole glycerol phosphate synthase subunit HisF — protein MAPNPHRLAVRVIPCLDVDGGRVVKGVNFENLRDAGDPVELAAAYDAEGADELTFLDVTASSSGRTTMLDVVRRTAEQVFIPLTVGGGVRTVADVDVLLRAGADKVSINTAAIARPELLAEMARQFGSQCIVLSVDARTVPPGAVPTPSGWEVTTHGGRQGTGLDAVEWASRGADLGVGEILLNSMDADGTKAGFDLEMLQAVRSAVTVPVIASGGAGAAEHFAPAIAAGADAVLAASVFHFRELTIGQVKAAMAAEGITVR, from the coding sequence ATGGCCCCGAATCCGCACCGCCTCGCGGTGCGAGTGATCCCGTGCCTGGACGTCGACGGCGGGCGGGTGGTCAAAGGGGTCAACTTCGAAAACCTCCGGGACGCGGGCGATCCCGTGGAACTCGCCGCCGCCTATGACGCCGAAGGCGCCGACGAGCTGACCTTTCTCGACGTGACCGCGTCGTCGTCCGGGCGGACCACCATGCTCGACGTGGTGCGCCGCACGGCCGAGCAGGTCTTCATTCCGCTGACCGTCGGCGGCGGGGTGCGCACCGTGGCCGACGTCGACGTGTTGCTGCGTGCGGGCGCCGATAAGGTGTCCATCAACACCGCCGCGATCGCCCGCCCCGAACTGCTGGCCGAGATGGCGCGCCAGTTCGGATCCCAGTGCATCGTGCTGTCCGTCGATGCCCGCACGGTGCCGCCGGGCGCGGTGCCGACGCCGTCGGGCTGGGAGGTCACCACGCATGGCGGGCGCCAGGGCACCGGGCTGGACGCGGTCGAGTGGGCTTCGCGCGGAGCCGATCTCGGGGTGGGGGAGATCCTGCTGAACTCGATGGACGCCGACGGAACCAAGGCCGGGTTCGACTTGGAGATGCTTCAGGCGGTGCGGTCGGCGGTCACGGTGCCCGTCATCGCCAGCGGCGGCGCCGGGGCGGCCGAACACTTCGCGCCCGCGATCGCGGCCGGCGCCGATGCGGTGTTGGCGGCCAGCGTGTTTCACTTCCGGGAGCTGACCATCGGTCAGGTGAAGGCCGCCATGGCCGCAGAAGGGATCACCGTGCGATGA
- the trpB gene encoding tryptophan synthase subunit beta, with protein sequence MVNPSRPDLPLASAAIAEPTRHEPDAGGHFGVYGGRYVAEALMAVIEEVTAAYEKERVNQDFLDTLDYLQANYAGRPSPLYEARRLSEQAGARIFLKREDLNHTGSHKINNVLGQALLAQRMGKKRVIAETGAGQHGVATATACALLGLECVIYMGAVDTERQALNVARMRLLGATVVSVESGSKTLKDAINEAFRDWVTNADNTFYCFGTAAGPHPFPAMVRDFQRIIGLEARAQIQAQAGRLPDAVVACIGGGSNAIGIFHPFIDDPNVRLVGFEAAGDGVETGRHAATFSGGSPGAFQGSYSYLLQDEDGQTIESHSISAGLDYPGVGPEHAYLRETGRAEYRPITDSEAMDAFRVLCRTEGIIPAIESAHAVAGALKLGPELGHGAILVVNLSGRGDKDVETAAKWFGLLGSSDR encoded by the coding sequence ATGGTGAACCCGTCCCGCCCGGACCTTCCGCTCGCGAGCGCAGCCATCGCCGAACCCACCCGCCACGAACCCGATGCGGGTGGCCATTTCGGTGTGTACGGCGGCCGCTACGTCGCCGAGGCGTTGATGGCCGTGATCGAAGAGGTCACCGCGGCCTACGAGAAGGAACGTGTCAACCAGGATTTCCTGGACACGCTGGATTACCTGCAGGCGAACTACGCCGGCCGGCCTTCGCCCCTGTACGAGGCGCGCCGCCTGTCCGAACAAGCCGGCGCGCGCATCTTCCTCAAGCGAGAAGACCTGAACCACACCGGATCTCACAAGATCAACAACGTGCTCGGTCAGGCGTTGCTGGCCCAGCGGATGGGCAAGAAGCGGGTGATCGCCGAGACCGGGGCCGGTCAGCACGGCGTGGCGACCGCTACCGCGTGTGCCTTGCTCGGCCTGGAATGCGTGATCTACATGGGCGCGGTGGACACCGAGCGTCAGGCGCTCAACGTGGCGCGGATGCGCCTGCTGGGGGCGACGGTCGTCTCGGTGGAAAGCGGTTCCAAGACGCTCAAGGACGCCATCAACGAGGCGTTCCGGGATTGGGTTACCAACGCCGACAACACCTTCTATTGCTTCGGCACCGCGGCCGGCCCCCATCCCTTTCCCGCCATGGTGCGCGACTTTCAGCGCATCATCGGCCTCGAGGCGCGCGCCCAGATCCAGGCCCAGGCGGGCCGGTTGCCCGACGCCGTGGTGGCCTGCATCGGCGGCGGTTCCAACGCGATTGGGATCTTCCACCCGTTCATCGACGATCCGAATGTGCGGCTGGTCGGATTCGAGGCGGCCGGCGACGGTGTCGAAACCGGCAGGCACGCCGCGACCTTCAGTGGCGGCTCACCCGGTGCGTTTCAGGGATCGTACTCGTATCTGCTGCAGGACGAGGACGGACAGACCATCGAATCCCATTCCATCTCAGCGGGTCTCGACTATCCGGGAGTTGGTCCAGAACATGCGTATCTGCGCGAGACGGGCCGCGCGGAGTACCGGCCGATCACCGACTCCGAGGCGATGGATGCATTCCGTGTCCTGTGCCGCACGGAGGGGATCATCCCGGCCATCGAATCCGCGCACGCCGTCGCGGGTGCGCTGAAATTGGGTCCCGAGTTGGGGCACGGCGCGATCCTCGTGGTGAACCTGTCCGGGCGCGGTGACAAGGACGTCGAGACCGCCGCGAAGTGGTTCGGGCTGTTGGGATCCAGCGATCGATGA
- a CDS encoding prolipoprotein diacylglyceryl transferase → MTKLLAYFPSPPQGVWHLGPLPIRAYALFIIAGIVAALLIGDRRWEARGGERGVIYDIALWTVPFGLIGGRLYHLATDWRTYWGPGGAGLGAAVRIWDGGLGIWGAVALGGVGAWIGCRRHGIPLPAFADALAPGIILAQAIGRFGNYFNQELYGRETTLPWGLQVFYRRDPSGYIDPHSLDGVSTGQIAFVVQPTFLYELIWNVLIFVALIYADRRFTLGHGRLFALYVAGYCVGRFCVELLRDDTATHIAGIRINSFTSTFVFIGAVVYLMAAPKGREDPESLRGNQYLDEEAAEAEPVDEPATVTAATTTAGVVGLAAADAPTSSLETADADETTAAGAEAEEPVADSTEAIEAEPSEAEVDEPEAEEPEAEAEPEAEEPVAESEEPEAVAEPEEAEREKPEVEEPETEESEAEKPESEAEEPDAESEEPEAESEEPQADEPEAIDADKPETGELEAATEDEPAAETPEPDKPESETPEPSTSPTQPETRRRWGSRLRNRLSGR, encoded by the coding sequence GTGACGAAGCTGCTGGCCTATTTCCCGAGCCCGCCGCAGGGCGTGTGGCACCTCGGCCCGCTGCCCATCCGGGCCTACGCGCTGTTCATCATCGCCGGCATCGTGGCCGCACTGCTGATCGGTGACCGGCGCTGGGAAGCCCGCGGCGGCGAGCGCGGCGTGATCTACGACATCGCGCTGTGGACGGTGCCGTTCGGCTTGATCGGTGGCCGGCTCTATCACTTGGCCACCGACTGGCGCACCTATTGGGGCCCCGGCGGTGCCGGACTCGGGGCGGCCGTACGGATCTGGGACGGCGGCTTGGGCATCTGGGGCGCGGTGGCGCTCGGCGGAGTCGGCGCCTGGATCGGCTGTCGCCGGCACGGGATTCCGCTTCCCGCCTTCGCCGACGCGCTGGCACCCGGAATCATTCTGGCGCAGGCCATCGGACGGTTCGGCAATTACTTCAACCAGGAGCTCTACGGCCGCGAGACCACGCTGCCGTGGGGCCTGCAGGTCTTCTATCGCCGAGACCCCTCGGGATACATCGACCCGCATTCGCTGGATGGCGTCTCGACGGGCCAGATCGCGTTCGTGGTGCAGCCGACGTTTCTCTACGAATTGATCTGGAATGTCCTGATTTTCGTCGCGCTGATCTATGCGGACCGACGCTTCACGTTGGGCCACGGCCGGCTGTTCGCCCTGTACGTGGCGGGCTACTGCGTGGGGCGGTTCTGTGTCGAATTGCTGCGCGACGACACCGCCACCCACATCGCCGGTATCCGGATCAACTCGTTCACATCGACTTTCGTGTTCATCGGGGCCGTGGTGTATCTGATGGCGGCGCCGAAGGGCCGCGAAGATCCCGAGAGCCTACGCGGCAACCAATACCTCGACGAGGAAGCGGCCGAGGCCGAACCGGTGGACGAGCCCGCCACGGTGACCGCAGCGACGACCACGGCGGGCGTTGTGGGTCTCGCGGCAGCCGATGCGCCGACCTCGTCGCTGGAGACGGCGGACGCCGACGAAACCACCGCGGCCGGTGCGGAAGCCGAAGAACCGGTAGCGGACTCGACGGAGGCCATCGAAGCGGAGCCCAGCGAGGCTGAGGTCGACGAGCCCGAAGCCGAGGAGCCCGAGGCCGAGGCCGAGCCTGAAGCCGAAGAGCCGGTAGCGGAATCGGAAGAGCCGGAAGCCGTGGCCGAGCCTGAAGAGGCCGAGCGCGAAAAGCCCGAAGTCGAAGAGCCTGAGACCGAAGAGTCGGAAGCCGAAAAGCCGGAATCGGAAGCCGAAGAGCCGGACGCGGAATCGGAAGAGCCCGAAGCGGAATCGGAAGAGCCCCAAGCCGACGAACCGGAAGCGATAGACGCCGACAAACCCGAAACCGGGGAATTGGAGGCCGCAACGGAAGACGAGCCGGCCGCCGAAACACCCGAACCCGACAAACCCGAATCCGAAACACCCGAACCCTCAACGAGCCCGACCCAGCCCGAAACCCGTCGGCGATGGGGCTCGCGACTCAGGAACCGGCTGTCGGGCCGCTGA
- the hisI gene encoding phosphoribosyl-AMP cyclohydrolase, with amino-acid sequence MTLDPQIAARLKRNADGLFTAVVQERGSGDVLMVAWMDDAALARTLETREATYYSRSRGEQWIKGATSGHTQYVHSVRLDCDGDAVLLTVDQVGGACHTGDHSCFDADVLLAPER; translated from the coding sequence ATGACGCTCGACCCGCAGATCGCCGCGCGGCTCAAGCGCAACGCCGACGGCCTGTTCACCGCCGTCGTGCAGGAGCGCGGCAGCGGTGACGTGCTGATGGTCGCCTGGATGGACGACGCGGCGCTGGCCCGGACCCTGGAAACCCGTGAGGCGACGTACTATTCGCGCTCCCGCGGCGAGCAGTGGATCAAGGGGGCGACGTCCGGTCACACCCAATACGTCCACTCGGTGCGCCTGGACTGCGACGGCGACGCCGTGCTGCTGACGGTCGACCAGGTCGGCGGCGCCTGCCACACGGGCGATCACAGCTGCTTCGACGCCGATGTGCTGCTGGCACCGGAGCGCTGA
- the trpA gene encoding tryptophan synthase subunit alpha gives MTVKHSEAGKLESIFDGCRKDNRAALIGYLPTGYPDVPTSVKGMTALVESGCDIIEVGVPYSDPGMDGPTIAKATEIALHGGVRVRDTLAAVEAISAAGGHAVVMTYWNPVLRYGVDAFARDLASAGGFGLITPDLIPEEAGQWLAASEEHRLDRIFLVAPSSTPQRLAMTVDASRGFVYATSTMGVTGARDVVSNAAPELVSRVKEVSDIPVGVGLGVRSREQAAQIGSYADGVIVGSALVSALGDGGLTALRALTEELAAGVRQRAAAS, from the coding sequence ATGACGGTCAAACACAGCGAAGCGGGCAAGCTCGAGTCGATTTTCGATGGCTGCCGCAAAGACAATCGCGCGGCGCTGATCGGATATCTGCCCACCGGTTACCCGGACGTGCCGACGTCGGTGAAGGGGATGACCGCACTGGTCGAATCGGGTTGCGACATCATCGAAGTCGGGGTTCCCTATTCGGACCCCGGCATGGACGGCCCGACCATCGCCAAGGCCACTGAGATCGCGCTGCACGGGGGAGTGCGCGTCCGGGACACCCTTGCCGCGGTCGAGGCGATCAGCGCGGCCGGTGGTCACGCCGTGGTGATGACCTACTGGAACCCGGTGCTGCGCTACGGGGTTGACGCGTTCGCCCGGGATCTGGCATCCGCCGGCGGCTTCGGCCTGATCACGCCGGATCTCATCCCCGAGGAAGCCGGGCAGTGGTTGGCGGCCTCCGAGGAGCACCGGTTGGACCGGATCTTTCTGGTGGCGCCGTCCTCGACGCCGCAGCGGTTGGCGATGACGGTCGACGCGTCGCGTGGATTCGTCTACGCGACCTCGACGATGGGCGTGACCGGGGCGCGCGACGTCGTGTCCAACGCGGCGCCCGAGTTGGTGAGCAGAGTCAAGGAGGTATCCGACATACCCGTCGGTGTCGGTCTGGGGGTGCGGTCGCGAGAGCAGGCCGCCCAGATCGGCAGCTACGCAGACGGTGTCATCGTCGGGTCCGCGCTGGTGTCGGCACTGGGGGACGGGGGGTTGACTGCATTGCGTGCACTGACTGAGGAACTCGCCGCCGGTGTTCGTCAGAGGGCGGCCGCCTCGTGA
- a CDS encoding inositol monophosphatase family protein has protein sequence MDVHTLVAQASAILDDAVEPFLAGHRADSAVRKKGNDFATDVDLAIEREVVAALVEATGIGVHGEEFGGSAVDSPWVWVLDPVDGTFNYAAGSPMAGILLGLLHHGDPVAGLTWLPFIDQRYTAVAGGPLRKNGVPQPPLAAIDLADALVGAGSFSADARGRFPGRYRMAVLENLSRVSSRLRMHGSTGLDLAFVADGILGAAISFGGHVWDHAAGVALVRAAGGVVTDLAGEPWTPDSDSALAAGPGAHAEILEILRATGRPEDY, from the coding sequence ATGGACGTGCACACGTTGGTGGCGCAGGCGTCGGCGATTCTCGACGACGCGGTCGAACCGTTCCTTGCCGGTCACCGCGCCGACTCCGCGGTCCGCAAGAAGGGCAACGACTTTGCCACCGACGTGGACCTCGCGATCGAGCGGGAGGTGGTCGCCGCACTCGTCGAGGCCACCGGGATCGGGGTGCACGGCGAGGAATTCGGCGGTTCGGCCGTCGACTCGCCCTGGGTGTGGGTGCTGGATCCCGTCGACGGCACCTTCAACTACGCGGCCGGATCGCCGATGGCCGGGATCCTGCTCGGCCTGCTGCACCACGGTGACCCGGTGGCCGGACTGACCTGGTTGCCGTTCATCGACCAGCGCTACACCGCGGTGGCGGGCGGCCCGTTGCGCAAGAACGGGGTGCCGCAGCCGCCGCTGGCCGCCATCGATTTGGCCGACGCCCTGGTCGGCGCCGGGTCGTTCAGTGCCGACGCCCGCGGCCGGTTCCCGGGGCGCTACCGAATGGCGGTGCTGGAGAACCTCAGCCGGGTCTCCTCGCGACTGCGCATGCACGGCTCCACCGGGCTTGACCTGGCGTTCGTCGCCGACGGAATACTCGGTGCGGCAATAAGTTTCGGTGGCCACGTGTGGGACCACGCCGCCGGGGTCGCACTGGTGAGGGCCGCCGGCGGCGTCGTCACCGACCTGGCCGGTGAGCCGTGGACTCCGGATTCGGATTCCGCACTGGCGGCCGGTCCCGGCGCGCACGCCGAAATCCTCGAAATCCTGCGTGCCACCGGCCGACCGGAGGACTACTGA